The genomic stretch CAGGGGTTGTCATCGCGACTTGCTGGAAATGGCGGATACCGTAACGGAAATGCGGCCGGTGAAACATGCCTTTGACGCCGGGATTCAAGCCCAGCAAGGGATTGACTGGTAGATATCAGGAAAGAACAACAGCAAAGAGGCTGCGCCAGTCGGCACAGCCTCAGACAAACCAATCAACCGTTGCGCTTCGGCGCACTGCGACGGTTGCCCGTAGGACGACTCGCCGCGCCAGTCTGCCCATGGCGTTTCACCGCACGGCGTATCTGGTTAGCCTTCACCCGACGGCGCTCGCGCTCCACTGGCAGTTTACTGACCGTCTCTGGCGTCAGTTGCACCAGCTCACGCAGGTAGTTAACGTCAGCCAGCGGCATCTCCGTCCAGCCACCACGGGGTAACCCTTTCGGTAACTGAATATCGCCATAACGCACACGGATCAGACGACTCACCTGCACGCCCACCGCTTCCCACAAACGACGTACTTCGCGGTTACGGCCTTCCGTTAAGGTGACGTTGTACCATTGATTCAGCCCTTCGCCACCTTGGTAGCGAATCGCACGGAATGCCGCCGGGCCATCTTCCAGTTGAACGCCTTTACTCAATTGACGAATTTTATCATCACCCACTTCGCCAAAGACGCGTACGGCATACTCACGCTCGACTTCACGGCTGGGGTGCATCAAACGGTTAGCCAGCTCACCATCCGTTGTAAACAGCAGCAGGCCAGAGGTATTCACGTCAAGACGCCCTACTGCCACCCAACGGTATCCCTGAATGCGCGGCAGACGATCAAACACCGTCGGTCGGCCTTCCGGGTCGCTGCGGGTACAGAGTTCCCCTTCCGGCTTGTAATACATTAATACACGGCAGACAGCTTCTTCAGTTTCACGAACTGACACCACATGTCCGTCG from Dickeya zeae NCPPB 2538 encodes the following:
- the rluB gene encoding 23S rRNA pseudouridine(2605) synthase RluB, giving the protein MSEKLQKVLARAGHGSRREIESMIEAGRISVDGKIATLGDRVEVTRATKIRIDGHVVSVRETEEAVCRVLMYYKPEGELCTRSDPEGRPTVFDRLPRIQGYRWVAVGRLDVNTSGLLLFTTDGELANRLMHPSREVEREYAVRVFGEVGDDKIRQLSKGVQLEDGPAAFRAIRYQGGEGLNQWYNVTLTEGRNREVRRLWEAVGVQVSRLIRVRYGDIQLPKGLPRGGWTEMPLADVNYLRELVQLTPETVSKLPVERERRRVKANQIRRAVKRHGQTGAASRPTGNRRSAPKRNG